A region from the Aegilops tauschii subsp. strangulata cultivar AL8/78 chromosome 5, Aet v6.0, whole genome shotgun sequence genome encodes:
- the LOC109765480 gene encoding dehydration-responsive element-binding protein 1H-like, with amino-acid sequence MDMGMDLSGSSPSSSVSSSPEHASGRASPAKRPAGRTKFRETRHPVYRGVRRRGNARRWVCEVRVPGKRGARLWLGTYLTAEAAARANDAAMLALGGRSARCLNFADSAWLLAVPSALSDRADVRRAALQAVADFQRRVAANGLIARTVAEETPSSAHAQSSSESDSGDSSEASEASADGEFEVLATMDIDMFRLDLFPEMDLGSYYVSLAEALLMDPPSTAAIIDAYWDNGDGGADVALWSY; translated from the coding sequence ATGGACATGGGCATGGATCTTTCCGGCTCCTCCCCGTCCTCGTCCGTGTCATCCTCGCCCGAGCACGCATCGGGGCGGGCGTCGCCGGCCAAGCGCCCCGCGGGGCGCACCAAGTTCCGGGAGACGCGGCACCCGGTGTACCGCGGCGTGCGGCGCAGGGGCAACGCGCGACGCTGGGTCTGCGAGGTGCGCGTCCCCGGCAAGCGTGGCGCTCGGCTCTGGCTCGGGACGTACCTGACCGCCGAGGCCGCCGCCCGCGCGAACGACGCCGCCATGCTCGCACTCGGCGGCCGCTCCGCCAGGTGCCTCAACTTCGCCGACTCGGCGTGGCTGCTCGCCGTGCCGTCCGCGCTCTCCGACCGCGCCGACGTCCGGCGCGCGGCCCTCCAAGCCGTCGCGGATTTCCAGCGACGGGTGGCTGCCAATGGCCTGATAGCCAGGACCGTTGCCGAGGAGACCCCATCTAGCGCTCATGCACAATCGTCGTCTGAGTCCGACAGTGGCGATTCGTCGGAGGCGTCGGAAGCTTCCGCCGATGGAGAGTTCGAGGTGCTGGCTACAATGGACATCGATATGTTCAGGCTTGACTTGTTCCCGGAAATGGACCTGGGCTCGTACTACGTGAGCCTCGCAGAGGCGCTGCTCATGGACCCgccgtcgacggcggccatcatCGACGCGTACTGGGACAACGGCGACGGCGGAGCAGATGTCGCGCTCTGGAGCTACTAG